In the Flavobacterium sp. 90 genome, AAATAAAGAAGTTATATTTTTAGTTATTTTCTCTCCCTTTTTACTTGGTATTATCCAATAAAGAAGACATGTATAAGCTAATGGAGAAATACAAAAAAAGTAATCTCTAAGAAAACCAAGTTATGATATAATATATTGCCTGATAGTAAATCAGACTTAAAATCAATTTATAAAACTTGTAGAAATTATATTTGTCAGACCCATTATGCTTATAATACAATCATCTGAATCTGAGTCCAAAATAATTGACCTTTCATTACCAAATATTATTAATACCTCTAAAACTTGTGGCTGATTCATAATTTCCATAGATACCACCCTCTTGTCCCTGCCAATAATACCAAAATTGAAGTTGGAAACTAAAGAGATACATTCTTTAACCATCATTGCCTTTGAAGATAATATGGGTTTCCGTAAATCATCCAGTACGCTTTTAAGCGATATCAATGGCGTACTTCGCGAAGATCAAGATCTTAATTTTAGCTTTTTTCATCTTGAAAAGGACATTAATAATAGAAAAGGTAAAAAATATAACTATCATTAAATTGCTATGTTACTTATTTTTAAACAGAAATAATAAAAGATTCCAGTACAGGCAGCTTAAATTCTTCTTTCCTATACATTTCTATTACTTTATGCAACAATGATTTCAAATCCTTAAAAGTTATGGGCTTCACAATATAGGCATTTGCTCCCAATCCAAAAGTACTTATAATGCCATCTTCATTTGCAGGTGTAGAATAAATCGCGACTACAGGTATATTATTAAAATTAATATTTTTACGGATTTGCTGTAAGGTTTCAAAACCCGAGAGTACAGGCATATTAAGATCCAGAAAAACAATGTCTGGTGAATCAAGATCTGTATTATAAAGCCGTTTTAAAAGTTCACTGCCATTTTTAAAAAACTCGACTGAAATTTTAAAATGCAGCTCGGTGACAGCGTCAGCAAAAAATTGTCTATCATCCTTGTCATCCTCTGCCAATAAAATTTTAATATTTTCATTCATCTTTTCATTCTGGTTTAGATCATCAAATGTAAGGTATTAAAAAACAGGAGTTGGCAGTATTTAAAAAAACTATCTCATTGACCCAGAACCAGATCTAATTTGAGTTTGCTATACACTAGATTTAAATCTCAACATAGCCCGAAGATCTGTTCTATTATCATAACCTTTGTATTATCTATACGTTTACAGGATAAATCAGGTATTTTATTGAGTAATATTCATTACATTCGCCAAGCTGCCTCAATATACTTCCTGGGTATATTATATGTTAAGGTAAACATTATCATTATTGAATATCAAGGTTTAATTACAACTAAAATATCGGTGCTTTTCCAGCAAATTACTGCCAGTATTTTCTAATACAAATCCGCTTTACATGAGCAACGCAGAAAAAAAAGAGGGAAAAGAACTTACTGGTGTCAACAAAACAAAACACATTGATTCCCAAAAAGAAGATCAATATGCTAAGGAGCTGAACATCGCTAAAAAAGAACTGCTTTTCCAGCATGTTGAAAAACAGAAAAGAGCTGCTGAATTAATCATAGCCAATATAGAACTTGATTATCAAAAAGATGAGAAAGAAAAAAGGGCTGATGAACTCCTTATTGCCAATGAGGAACTTATCTATCAAAATTCTGAAAAAGAAAATCGGGCAGATGAACTCATTATCGCAAATAAGGAACTGATCTATCAAAATAGTGAAAAGGAAAACCGAGCATCAGAACTCGTTATTGCCAATAAAGAGCTGGCGTTTCAAAATAAAGAAAAAGAAAAACGTGCAGCCGAACTCATCATTGCCAATAAGGAACTTATCTATCAAAACGCAGAAAAGGAAAATCGCGCATCGGAACTTATTATTGCCAATAAAGAATTAGCTTTTCAAAATAAAGAAAAAGAAAAACGTGCTGATGAACTGCACATTTTAAACGAGCAGCTCAGAGCCAAAGAGCAGCAACTAAGCAATCATATCCATGCCATTGCCGTTTCGAATGCTTCCATAGAATTTGATCTTGAGGGCAATATTTTAAATGCCAATGAAAATTTCCTTGAAATTATGGGATACACGATCAATGATCTGAAAGGAAAACACCATAGTCTTTTTGTAGATAAAGTGTATGCTGCATCTTCGGATTACAAACTTTTCTGGAACGATTTAAAGAGAGGAATCTATCAAAAAGATGAATTTAAACGAATTGGAAAACAGGGCCAAATCGTATGGCTTCTTGGAAGCTACAATCCCATTTTGGACATTGCCGGAAAACCATACAAAATATTAAAACTTGCCACGGATGTAACATTGGCAAAGACACAATTCCTTGAATTGGCTCTACAGGCTAAAGAAAAAGAAAATCGTGCCTCCGAACTCATAATCGCCAATAAAGAGCTGGCCTTTCAAAATACTGAAAAAGAAAAGCGCGCCGCAGAACTTATTATCGCCAATAAAGAACTTGCATTTCAAAGTAAGGAAAAAGAAAAGCGTGCTGCTGAACTTATTATAGCTAATAAAAAATTAGCATTGGAGACCATCCAAAAAGAGAAAAGAAAAGCTGAAAAAGAAAAGGCTGCTGCGGCACTTATTGTTACTAACAGAGAATTAGCCTATCAGGAAAAAAGAGGTAAAGAACTTTTTCTGGCCAACAGCGAACTCAAAAAAGCACAGGAAGAGTTGGAAGCTTTCTCCTACTCAGTTTCTCATGATTTAAGAGCCCCTATCAGGGCTATTAATGGCTATACGCAAATCTTACTGGAAGATCACGCGACCAATATTGATGACGATGGTCAAAGAGTACTTCAGTCTGTTATACATAATTCCAGAAAGATGGGACTGCTAATTGATGACCTGCTGGCTTTTAGTAAATTGGGGCGTAAACAGGTAAGTACTGAAACCATCAATATGGCCTCTTTACTTAATGGAGTCATTAGTGAAATTGGGGTTGACAATAGCAGCAAAATTCCAGTATTCGAGATTGAATCCATTGCGTATGCCAACGGAGATCCGGCACTGATAAAACAAGTATGGATTAATCTTATTTCCAATGCCATTAAATATTCTCAATATAAACCGGAAATCCGAATTAAAATTACTTCTTTTCCTAAAGAGGATAATATCGTGTACTGTGTAAAAGACTTCGGTGCAGGTTTTGACATGGAATATTATGATAAACTCTTTGGTGTCTTTCAGCGCCTGCATTCACAGGAAGAATTTGACGGAACGGGCATTGGTCTGGCAATAGTACAAAAAATCATAAACCGTCATCATGGAACGGTATGGGCAGAGTCAGAATTAGATCAGGGAGCAACTTTTTACTTCAGCCTTCCTATTATTAATATTTAAAACAAAAAAAATGAATTACGACGACATTGAAATTTTATTTGCAGAAGATAGTATGGATGATGCTTTACTGACCATACGGGCATTAACCAAAAGTGGTTTTACAAACAAACTGCTTCATGTAAAAGACGGTGCTGAAGCACTTGACTTTATCTATTGCCGTGGCATTTATGCCGATAGAAATCCTAAAACACACCCAAAACTATTTCTATTAGATCTTAAGATGCCCAAAATATCTGGTATGCAGGTACTTGAAAAAATTAAGAGTGACCCTGATTTCAAATCAATCCCGGCGGTGATCCTTACCTCTTCTCAGGAAGATCCGGATATTGCCAAATGTTATGATCTGGGAGCCAACAGTTATATCGTAAAACCGGTGGACAGTAATAATTTTTTCAATGCTATTAAGGAAATGGGCATGTACTGGATGATCCTAAGCCAGCCTTCTCTATAAGATTCCGCTTGATTGGCTGTTTCTCATCTTCTCACTTATAATTGCTCAATAAAAATGAAGGAACAAATTAAGATTTTAATACTTGAGGATAATAGCTCGGATGCAGATTTAATACTGCGACAGCTCTACAAGTCAGGGATGAACTTTTTATCGAAAACTGTTGAAACACGGAAAATGTTTGAAAAGGAACTTGAAAATTTCTCCCCGGACATCATTTTATCGGACTATTCCTTACCAACATTCGATGCCGTTTCAGCCTTTGGCCTGGTCAAAATCAAAAAACTTAATACCCCTTTTATTATAGTTTCCGGAACTATTGGCGAAGAAAATGCAGTACAACTTTTAAAAGATGGAGTGACTGATTTTGCTTCTAAGAGCAACCTGATGACTTTACCACAAAAAGTGGTTCGGGGAATCAAAGAAGCTCAAGATAGCCTGGAAAAAAAAGAAATTCTGGAGAAACTAAAAACACAGACTGCCGCATTGATTATAGCAAACGAAGAACTTAAATTTCAAAATAACGAAAAAGAAAAAAGGGCTATTGAACTACTAAATGCAAACAAAGAATTGCTTGCCTTTAATTTTATTTCCAGTCATGACCTTCAGGAACCGCTGCGTAAAATTCAAACCTTTATTTCCAGAATTATGGAAAATGAAGCAGAAAACATGAGTGAAGCCGGTAAGAATAATATGGAACGCATACAGGTATCGGCTACCAGAATGAGACAGCTAATAGAGGATTTACTGGCTTTTTCACGTGTAGGGAATACGGCACAAAATTACGAAATGAATGATTTGAAAATCATAATTGAAGATGTAAAATCAGATTTAAAAGATAGTATTAAACAAAAAAAGGCAACAATTGATATTATTGAACTTGTACCCGTAAATATTATAACATTCCAATTTCGACAGCTTATTTATAACTTAATAAGTAATGCTCTTAAATTTTCACGTCCTGATCTGGCTCCACACATTAGCATTCAAGCCACTATCCTAAACCATACTAACTCTAAATTGGATGGCCTGAGTTCAAAGCTGTTAAATTGTAATTATTGGAATCTAAGTTTTAAAGACAACGGAATTGGATTTGAAACTGAATTCAATGACTTGATATTTGTAATGTTTAAAAGATTACATCACCGTGATCAATATGCAGGTACCGGAATAGGACTTGCAATCGTAAAGAAAATTATTGACAACCATAACGGAATTATAACTGCAAAAGGCATTTTAAACCAAGGAACTACTTTTGAGATTTTTATTCCGCTGCTATAAAAATCAGATCCTATGCCAGCAAAAATGACTGGAAAATGGATAAATTGACCATTCTTTTTCAGTCTAAAAGAATCATTAGGCTAAGAGTAAATTGCTCAGCTAATTTTACTTTAGTAAGAGTGGTTTCAGAAACTAAAAAACGATTGATTATCACAGTCAATGAAATAGAAGATATTGCTTATCATTTGGGTCTTAAAAATACCACAAGATTTACAAGGCTTTTCAAAAAATAAGCAAGAATGTCTCCATTAGATTTTAGACAATCTTTGAACTGATTTCTTCAATCGAGGGCTATAGACTAATCTGTAGAATGCTTCATATTAAAAAAAACGAGCATCTAAATTACAAGTGTAAACCGATATTACTTATCTTTACAATATAATAATTTAAATACGCTGAAGTTAGGTGACCCTATAGGTGACCCTTACTTAAATAGTATATCGTAACCCCTTGTATTTACTGGGATTGACATAAAACCAGCGGAACCTCTTTCTCCGCCAGTAGAAGTTTCAAAAGAAACTTTAAAAGTCAAAAGCCTTTAAACACTAGTGTTTAAAGGCTTTTTCGTTTTTACACACTTTTCAAAAAGCACATGTTTTATCAAAGAATGGTGGCACAATTAGTGACCCACTTTTTTTGAGATCGTTTTTCTCAAAATTGGACCACTAAAACAAAAGAATTCCCCGGGAATTCCCTGCTGTTAATGGACTCTCTTAAAATTATTAATTCAATTTGATTATTAATTTTAAAACTAGATAACATGTTAAAAACAATTTTTCTGCTAAAATCTGGCAGAGTTAATCGCGACGGAGAAAGCTCTATTATCCTAAGACTTTCTTATAAAAACAAAACAATCACAATCGCCTCGGGAAAATATATCTCGAAAGAAAAATGGATCCAGACAAACCATCTGAAAAATACACTTAAGGCGGAAAAAGAAAAGGTAATAAAAAGCTCTCTTGATCTCATGCAGCTTAATGCCGAAAAGAAGTTTACAGAACTTTTCCGAATTGATCCTGACGTTGATCTGGAATTGCTAAAAGCTGAACTTACAGGAAAAGTCAAAATCGGCCAGCCTCAAGGTCCGACCATAATTGAGATTATGGATACATACAACATATTATATTCTTCACCAAAAGAGTAAATACTGGAGAGCGAGCACCCGCTTCACTGCAGAAGTATAAAAGAGTAAAAGATTTACTTTTGGATTTCATCAATAGTGACTATAAAAAGGAAGATATACCTGCATCTGAGCTATCAAGCTCGTTTGTCTTTAAACTGGAACAGTACCTTAAATATGAGAGCAGTTTTAAAGAGCGGACAGTTATTAAAAACAATTCGGTGGTAAAATATATGAAAATGTATAAAACTGCCTGCAATTACGCCATTAAAATGGATTTGATCATAAAAAACCCATTCAATATTTATGACGGAAGGCTAAGCGTAAAAGATGCAGTCTTCCTAACTCAGCTGGAACTGAATACAATCGAGAATAAAATATTCTCAACTCCCCGTCTTGAAAAGGTCACGGATATATTTCTTTTTAGCTGCTATACTGGCTACGCCCCTGTCGATGCCTTGGAGCTGACCGAAAGAAATTTATCAGAAGATTCGACAGGAAATTTATGGATTATTACCAGCAGAGCCAAAACCGCTATAAGAGCTAATGTTCCGATACTGCCAACCGTTGAGAAAATTATTTCTAAATATAAAAACCAGCAGAAAGGTCTTATCCCGAAAATATCCAATCAGAAAATGAATGCTTATCTTAAAGAAATCGTCGATGTCTGCAGCATAAACAAACATCTTACATGGTATGTTGCCAGATATACTTTCGCTACCACCGTAACTTTAGGAAACGGAGTAAGACTAGAAAATGTATCTGAGATGATGGGTCATACCAACACTAAACAGACGCAGCATTATGCAAAGGTTTTGGATGTTAATATAATGGAAGATATGGAGAAACTTAAATCTAAATTTAAGTGATATTTTTTTAGGAAAGGGGTTCCTGAATTTGGAACCTCTTTTGAAACTTTAATCAAATTTAAAACGAGAATCAAGGGATTATTTGTTGGACATATAAATAAACCGAAATGAACCCTACAAAAAAACATGTGAATTGTGTCCGCAGCGCGGACACAATTCACATGAACAAAAAAGTTATATTCCTTTTAGTTTTTTTTACTGAATAAAGATTATCCAAATCTCTCAACACTGTTGAGAGATATCAGCTAGACAGAGACTTTCTGTTTGCAGATGAAGAATATAAGTTTCAGCTCGAAAAAACAATGACATGTATATTCAACAGCAATCTTCAAATTGTATAAATCTATTCTTCCTAAACTTTTCTAATTGCGTCTGCAGTGCGGACGCAATTAGAAAAATAAATAAAATTCCCAAATAAGCGTCATAATAATACTGGAATTGCTACAGTTTTGCAATAGAAGTTAAGACGTAATTTCACTGATTTTCAACAGTTTTAACTTTGTGGTAGCATGGTGGCTTCATACATTTTCAAATACTTAAACCTTAGCAAAGACAGTACATCATATGCTCAGGTTCAAAAACGCATACGCCATTTGAAGCATAAAAATTGCTTTATCTCCCAATTAATTATTCTTTAATTTCAATTGTGTCTACAGTGTAGACATAATTGGGTTATTGATTTGTTATTCTACTGACGCAAAAAATTGATTTATTTCTCATTTTTGAAGTTTTTTCAATAGTTTTCTTTAAATGGCAATTCTTCGTCAAAATCGTAAATGGGAATATTATGTGAGAAAATATCTGAAGCTTTTTCTATAAACTCTGAATCAAAATTCTCTAAAAAACTATTCTGCGAAAAATCTGAATTATTAATTAAAAATAATAATTGAAATACATCTTTATAAAAATTTTCTCTTTCTCGTTTATATAATTTGAACATTTCAGGGTCAACAATAATTTCTAGAAAGCAACTAGATATATGTTCCCAATATCTTACCTCATTTTCTATATTCAAATCTCTTTGAAAACCATCTAGCCAAAATGCCATTGAGTGAGGGTAACATAGCAACAATGAAGAACGTATTAACCTGATTCTAGAAATTAAGTTTTCATTTAATTTTAAGTGCCTTATTGGAGCAGCTTTCAATTCACTGGCAATTTTTTTTTCTACTTTAGCAGTTTTAAGTATTTCATTAATTCTGATTTTATAATGTATTTCTGAAAATAATTTTGGGTTACAATTTTCTATAATTTTCAATGCTATGTCTTCGATAGTATTTTTTGTTGTTAGAGCAAATTTATCAGCTAAATATGGGCTAAAGTCTCTAACTTCTTTAACTGTTACATCTTTCCAAACCGGAAGAAGAATATCCCCATTTTCAATTTCATAAGAGTTCAAACTTTTTAATTCGTATTCGGTCCAGTTTTTACTAAAGAAAGATTTTGAAAGAACTATTAGTCCATAATTTGAATTAGAAATACCCTTATCAATGCTTCGACTTAAGCTGGTTCCAATTTTTAATTCGAATTCATCGTACCAAACCTTTAAACCGTATTGATTTAATAAGTTAGCCAATGGACGAACAAAGTCATCTTTATCTTCTGAAGCATGACTTATAAACAAATCTTTGTTTTTCATTATTGATTTAAATTAAATATTATTGAAGGGTAATACTAATGTCTAATCACTTTCTACTGAAGTCTTTTAAATGACTTGAAGAAGTTGAGTAAATAGTCAGTCATTTGTAATTTCAAACTTTATCATTCTCGTTTTAATTTTGAGTCTAAAGTTTTTTTAAGCCTTTCACTAATAAGTATAATATTTGATGAATATTTTTGCTTGAAAATAATATCTCGTTTTCTTCAATACTAAGTCCATTGAGTTCTGAAATTTTCTGTACATCGAATTTTGACAATTCTGCTTTTAATATTTCAAAGTCTGTGTAGTCACATTTAGAATTGACATAATTTTTAAATTCTAGTAGAAATTCAGTATTGTATTGAAATTCATTAGTTAAATCTTCAATAACCTCACCTTTAATTAGCCTTATTAACCTTTCTGTCGCTCCGCCAAATCCTCCGACTAAAAAGAGAGGCTTACCTTCTTTTAAAGTGTAAAGAGCCTCTTCAATAACTCCAGGTACATATCCTAAATAATTTGTTGTTTTTCCTCCAACTAAAATTCTAGCCGAACAATCTTTTGCCATTTGAATCCTCATTTCTTTAAAACATTCGCAAAAGGAATATCGATCTTCTGTAGAATTGAAGGGATTATATTCTTTACGTTGATCGATAGAGATAGTTTTCGGAGCTGAAATTTCTTTTATTTCAATTTGTTTTGAATGAAAATCTATTCTAACGTCACGTGTTAAACGTTTAGTATTAGGAAATACAAAATAGTTAACAAACTTAAAGTCTTTATCATTTGCCTTTTTATATTGGTTCGAAAGTTCTGAAAAATATTGAGTAAAACCATTTTCCCTTAAGTCTCCACCGTATAAAGCTGTTCCATCATTAGCAATAATATACCTTGCAAT is a window encoding:
- a CDS encoding response regulator: MNYDDIEILFAEDSMDDALLTIRALTKSGFTNKLLHVKDGAEALDFIYCRGIYADRNPKTHPKLFLLDLKMPKISGMQVLEKIKSDPDFKSIPAVILTSSQEDPDIAKCYDLGANSYIVKPVDSNNFFNAIKEMGMYWMILSQPSL
- a CDS encoding hybrid sensor histidine kinase/response regulator, which produces MKEQIKILILEDNSSDADLILRQLYKSGMNFLSKTVETRKMFEKELENFSPDIILSDYSLPTFDAVSAFGLVKIKKLNTPFIIVSGTIGEENAVQLLKDGVTDFASKSNLMTLPQKVVRGIKEAQDSLEKKEILEKLKTQTAALIIANEELKFQNNEKEKRAIELLNANKELLAFNFISSHDLQEPLRKIQTFISRIMENEAENMSEAGKNNMERIQVSATRMRQLIEDLLAFSRVGNTAQNYEMNDLKIIIEDVKSDLKDSIKQKKATIDIIELVPVNIITFQFRQLIYNLISNALKFSRPDLAPHISIQATILNHTNSKLDGLSSKLLNCNYWNLSFKDNGIGFETEFNDLIFVMFKRLHHRDQYAGTGIGLAIVKKIIDNHNGIITAKGILNQGTTFEIFIPLL
- a CDS encoding ATP-binding protein translates to MSNAEKKEGKELTGVNKTKHIDSQKEDQYAKELNIAKKELLFQHVEKQKRAAELIIANIELDYQKDEKEKRADELLIANEELIYQNSEKENRADELIIANKELIYQNSEKENRASELVIANKELAFQNKEKEKRAAELIIANKELIYQNAEKENRASELIIANKELAFQNKEKEKRADELHILNEQLRAKEQQLSNHIHAIAVSNASIEFDLEGNILNANENFLEIMGYTINDLKGKHHSLFVDKVYAASSDYKLFWNDLKRGIYQKDEFKRIGKQGQIVWLLGSYNPILDIAGKPYKILKLATDVTLAKTQFLELALQAKEKENRASELIIANKELAFQNTEKEKRAAELIIANKELAFQSKEKEKRAAELIIANKKLALETIQKEKRKAEKEKAAAALIVTNRELAYQEKRGKELFLANSELKKAQEELEAFSYSVSHDLRAPIRAINGYTQILLEDHATNIDDDGQRVLQSVIHNSRKMGLLIDDLLAFSKLGRKQVSTETINMASLLNGVISEIGVDNSSKIPVFEIESIAYANGDPALIKQVWINLISNAIKYSQYKPEIRIKITSFPKEDNIVYCVKDFGAGFDMEYYDKLFGVFQRLHSQEEFDGTGIGLAIVQKIINRHHGTVWAESELDQGATFYFSLPIINI
- a CDS encoding toll/interleukin-1 receptor domain-containing protein; translated protein: MKNKDLFISHASEDKDDFVRPLANLLNQYGLKVWYDEFELKIGTSLSRSIDKGISNSNYGLIVLSKSFFSKNWTEYELKSLNSYEIENGDILLPVWKDVTVKEVRDFSPYLADKFALTTKNTIEDIALKIIENCNPKLFSEIHYKIRINEILKTAKVEKKIASELKAAPIRHLKLNENLISRIRLIRSSLLLCYPHSMAFWLDGFQRDLNIENEVRYWEHISSCFLEIIVDPEMFKLYKRERENFYKDVFQLLFLINNSDFSQNSFLENFDSEFIEKASDIFSHNIPIYDFDEELPFKENY
- a CDS encoding site-specific integrase; this translates as MQKYKRVKDLLLDFINSDYKKEDIPASELSSSFVFKLEQYLKYESSFKERTVIKNNSVVKYMKMYKTACNYAIKMDLIIKNPFNIYDGRLSVKDAVFLTQLELNTIENKIFSTPRLEKVTDIFLFSCYTGYAPVDALELTERNLSEDSTGNLWIITSRAKTAIRANVPILPTVEKIISKYKNQQKGLIPKISNQKMNAYLKEIVDVCSINKHLTWYVARYTFATTVTLGNGVRLENVSEMMGHTNTKQTQHYAKVLDVNIMEDMEKLKSKFK
- a CDS encoding response regulator, with amino-acid sequence MNENIKILLAEDDKDDRQFFADAVTELHFKISVEFFKNGSELLKRLYNTDLDSPDIVFLDLNMPVLSGFETLQQIRKNINFNNIPVVAIYSTPANEDGIISTFGLGANAYIVKPITFKDLKSLLHKVIEMYRKEEFKLPVLESFIISV